The following DNA comes from Candidatus Woesearchaeota archaeon.
AAAAATAGATTCAAACAGATTCACAAGAACGCCTTGAACTTTTTTTTACGGAGCTTACGTTTTACGGAGCTTGAACGTACCGTTGAACGCTACAAAGAACGTTCCGAAGACGAAAAAACCATAATGCTTAAAAAAGGGAGAGGGTTTGCCACGAGCAATGGCACTTATTCAAAAGCGATCAAAACGAAAACCTACCGGGGGGCGCTACAAAGCCCGCCTTGCCAAACTCCTTTCACGAAAAGGATCTCACCCCTCACTAACGAAGATTGGTGAGCGCAAGGTCAAGCTCAAGCGCTGCCGCGGCGGCAATGAAAAACTCAGCCTTCTCGCGGAGCAAACAATAAACCTCTTCAACCCGTCAACGAAGAAGACAATCAAAACAACGGCGACGCGCGTCATCGAAAACCCAGCCAATCGCCACTTCATCAGGAGAAACATCCTCACGAAGGGGGCAATCGTAGAAACACCCAAGGGCACGGCGCGCATCACCAGCAGGCCAGGCCAAGAAGGATCGGTCAATGCAGTGCTTCTGAAGAAAGAATAACGCCTGACAAAGAACAAGAATACCGATAATAACGGCCGCCACAACGATTGCTACGAATTGCCACAACAAAACGCAACAGCGCGCAGTTCCTCTCCTGCAATCGTGAACAAAGAAATGGTAGCGAGCGTGCCGCTAACCACGCCACCACCAAGCAAGGCGCCTCCAAGCAAA
Coding sequences within:
- a CDS encoding 30S ribosomal protein S8e; protein product: MALIQKRSKRKPTGGRYKARLAKLLSRKGSHPSLTKIGERKVKLKRCRGGNEKLSLLAEQTINLFNPSTKKTIKTTATRVIENPANRHFIRRNILTKGAIVETPKGTARITSRPGQEGSVNAVLLKKE